A genomic window from Streptomyces broussonetiae includes:
- a CDS encoding (2Fe-2S)-binding protein — MYVCSCFGITEAQVKQHAEDGACTPRQIASACKAGTDCGSCVRRIQALLGRGACPRRELADQGKPVLARILAKSQVPEVPKEPGIAEAA, encoded by the coding sequence GTGTACGTCTGCAGCTGCTTCGGCATCACCGAGGCCCAGGTCAAGCAGCACGCGGAGGACGGCGCCTGCACCCCCCGCCAGATAGCCTCCGCGTGCAAGGCCGGCACGGACTGCGGCTCGTGCGTCCGCCGGATCCAGGCCCTCCTCGGCCGCGGCGCCTGCCCCCGCCGCGAGCTGGCCGACCAGGGCAAGCCGGTGCTGGCTCGGATCCTTGCGAAGTCGCAGGTCCCCGAGGTCCCGAAGGAGCCCGGGATCGCGGAAGCCGCGTGA
- a CDS encoding sulfite oxidase-like oxidoreductase — MGHPVERESGAGAGSELPPGQRLQRGWPVTHYGPVPKFRPERWEFRVFGATADGDKHTWGHEEFTALPYTTVVADLHCVTKFSMTGAEWGGVPAAAILDLAPPAPDVTHVMVWAEYGFSTNLRLSDFASERTIFATHKDGELLTAEHGFPVRLIVPHLYAWKGPKWVRGVEYMTADRRGFWEERGYHNIGDPWKEQRYSYQEEPGDGPEL; from the coding sequence ATGGGTCATCCGGTGGAGCGAGAGTCTGGAGCAGGGGCAGGGTCCGAGCTTCCGCCGGGTCAGCGGCTCCAGCGCGGCTGGCCGGTCACCCACTACGGTCCTGTACCCAAGTTCCGGCCCGAGCGCTGGGAGTTCCGGGTCTTCGGCGCCACCGCCGACGGCGACAAGCACACCTGGGGCCACGAGGAGTTCACGGCCCTGCCGTACACCACGGTGGTCGCCGACCTGCACTGTGTGACCAAGTTCAGCATGACCGGCGCCGAGTGGGGCGGCGTTCCGGCTGCCGCGATCCTGGACCTGGCCCCTCCGGCCCCCGACGTCACCCATGTGATGGTCTGGGCGGAATACGGCTTCAGCACCAATCTGCGCCTGTCGGACTTCGCCTCGGAGCGCACCATCTTCGCCACCCACAAGGACGGCGAACTCCTCACCGCCGAGCACGGCTTCCCGGTCCGACTGATCGTGCCCCACCTCTACGCCTGGAAGGGCCCCAAGTGGGTCCGGGGCGTGGAGTACATGACCGCCGACCGCCGCGGCTTCTGGGAGGAGCGCGGCTACCACAACATCGGCGACCCCTGGAAGGAGCAGCGCTACTCCTACCAGGAGGAACCGGGCGACGGCCCGGAGCTGTAG
- a CDS encoding 6-phosphofructokinase yields the protein MRVGVLTGGGDCPGLNAVIRGIVRKGVQEYGYDFVGFRDGWRGPLEGDTVRLDIPAVRGILPRGGTILGSSRTNPLKAENGVRRIKDQLAKLDVQALIAIGGEDTLGVAARLSDEYAVPCVGVPKTIDNDLSATDYTFGFDTAVNIATEAIDRLHTTAESHMRVLVVEVMGRHAGWIALHSGLAGGANVILIPEQRFDVEQVCAWVTSRFRASYAPIVVVAEGAMPRDGELVLKDGSLDSFGHVRLSGVGEWLAKEIESRTGKEARTTVLGHVQRGGTPSAFDRWLATRFGLHAIDCVHDGDFGKMVALRATDIVRVPLVEATARLKTVDPELYQEVGVFFG from the coding sequence AGTACTGACCGGAGGCGGCGACTGCCCCGGGCTCAACGCCGTCATCCGGGGCATCGTCCGCAAGGGCGTGCAGGAGTACGGCTATGACTTCGTCGGCTTCCGGGACGGCTGGCGCGGGCCTCTCGAGGGCGACACCGTCCGTCTCGACATCCCCGCGGTGCGCGGCATCCTGCCCCGCGGCGGCACCATCCTCGGCTCCTCGCGCACCAATCCCCTCAAGGCGGAGAACGGCGTCCGCCGGATCAAGGACCAACTGGCCAAGCTGGACGTCCAGGCCCTCATCGCGATCGGCGGCGAGGACACCCTGGGGGTCGCCGCCCGGCTGTCCGACGAGTACGCGGTGCCCTGCGTCGGAGTGCCCAAGACGATCGACAACGACCTGTCGGCCACCGACTACACCTTCGGCTTCGACACCGCCGTCAACATCGCCACCGAGGCCATCGACCGGCTGCACACCACCGCCGAGTCCCATATGCGGGTCCTGGTCGTCGAGGTGATGGGCCGGCACGCCGGCTGGATCGCCCTGCACTCGGGTCTGGCCGGCGGCGCCAACGTCATCCTCATCCCCGAGCAGCGCTTCGACGTCGAGCAGGTCTGCGCCTGGGTGACCTCCCGCTTCCGGGCGTCGTACGCGCCGATCGTGGTCGTCGCCGAGGGCGCCATGCCCAGGGACGGCGAACTGGTCCTCAAGGACGGCTCGCTGGACTCCTTCGGGCACGTCCGGCTCTCCGGGGTCGGCGAGTGGCTGGCCAAGGAGATCGAGAGCCGCACCGGCAAGGAGGCCCGCACCACGGTCCTCGGCCATGTCCAGCGCGGCGGCACGCCCAGCGCCTTCGACCGGTGGCTCGCCACCCGCTTCGGTCTGCACGCCATCGACTGCGTCCACGACGGCGACTTCGGCAAGATGGTCGCCCTGCGCGCCACCGACATCGTCCGCGTTCCCCTCGTCGAAGCCACGGCCAGGCTCAAGACGGTGGACCCGGAGCTGTACCAGGAGGTCGGGGTCTTCTTCGGCTGA
- the bfr gene encoding bacterioferritin, whose amino-acid sequence MQGDPEVIEFLNEQLTGELTAINQYFLHAKMQENFGWYKLAKYTRHESFDEMKHAEVLTDRILFLEGLPNYQRLFHVRVGQTVKEMFEADRQIEVEAIDRLKRGIKVMREKGDITSANIFEDILEDEEHHIDYLDTQLELVEKLGEALYISQIIEQPESS is encoded by the coding sequence ATGCAGGGCGACCCCGAGGTCATCGAATTCCTCAACGAGCAGCTCACCGGCGAGCTGACCGCGATCAACCAGTACTTCCTGCACGCGAAGATGCAGGAGAACTTCGGCTGGTACAAGCTCGCCAAGTACACGCGGCACGAGTCGTTCGACGAGATGAAGCACGCGGAGGTGCTCACCGACCGGATCCTGTTCCTGGAGGGACTGCCGAACTACCAGCGGCTCTTCCACGTGCGGGTCGGGCAGACGGTGAAGGAGATGTTCGAGGCGGACCGGCAGATCGAGGTGGAGGCGATCGACCGGCTCAAGCGGGGCATCAAGGTGATGCGCGAGAAGGGCGACATCACGTCCGCGAACATCTTCGAGGACATCCTCGAGGACGAGGAACACCACATCGACTACCTCGACACCCAGCTGGAGCTGGTGGAGAAGCTCGGCGAGGCGCTCTACATCTCGCAGATCATCGAGCAGCCCGAGAGCAGCTGA
- a CDS encoding 2-hydroxyacid dehydrogenase — MEILAFGVQADERPLIERAFAPHHAVRCLDVFLTEDTAPIATGHEVISTSVNAELHESVLRILAAGGTRMVAQRSTGFNNIDLGAAARLGLTVARVSSYSPYSVAEFAWTLAMAVNRHIVRAATRDFDFRLDGLMGRDMHGRTVGVLGTGRIGAAFAHIAHGHGMRLLGWDVAENPACADLGMRYVPKDRLLAESDLVSLHVPLMPETRHLIDRAALKSMKDDAILVNSSRGGLIDTAALVAELREGRFTGVGLDVYESEAGLFFLDKSLEAIEDDTLARLVTFPNVLVTSHQAYYTEDAVGQIVDATLRNVLDYTEGRRSENVLVPAT; from the coding sequence GTGGAAATCCTGGCCTTCGGCGTGCAGGCGGACGAGCGGCCGTTGATCGAGCGTGCCTTCGCTCCCCACCACGCCGTCCGCTGCCTCGACGTCTTCCTCACCGAGGACACCGCACCCATCGCCACCGGCCACGAGGTGATCTCCACCAGCGTCAACGCGGAGCTGCACGAGTCCGTCCTGCGGATCCTCGCGGCCGGCGGCACCCGGATGGTCGCCCAGCGCTCGACCGGCTTCAACAACATCGATCTCGGCGCCGCCGCACGCCTCGGCCTGACGGTCGCCCGGGTCTCGTCCTACTCCCCGTACTCCGTCGCCGAGTTCGCCTGGACGCTCGCCATGGCGGTGAACCGCCATATCGTCCGCGCGGCGACCCGCGACTTCGACTTCCGCCTCGACGGGCTGATGGGCCGCGACATGCACGGCCGTACCGTCGGCGTCCTCGGCACCGGCAGGATCGGCGCGGCGTTCGCCCACATCGCCCACGGCCACGGCATGCGCCTGCTCGGCTGGGACGTCGCCGAGAACCCCGCCTGTGCGGACCTCGGTATGAGATACGTCCCCAAGGACCGGCTGCTCGCCGAGTCCGACCTGGTCAGCCTGCACGTCCCGCTGATGCCCGAGACCCGGCACCTGATCGACCGGGCCGCGCTGAAGTCGATGAAGGACGACGCGATCCTGGTCAACTCCAGCCGCGGCGGCCTGATCGACACCGCCGCCCTGGTCGCCGAGCTGCGCGAGGGCCGCTTCACGGGCGTCGGCCTCGACGTCTACGAGTCCGAGGCGGGCCTGTTCTTCCTCGACAAGTCCCTGGAGGCCATCGAGGACGACACCCTGGCCCGCCTGGTCACCTTCCCGAACGTCCTGGTCACCTCGCACCAGGCGTACTACACCGAGGACGCCGTCGGACAGATCGTGGACGCCACGCTGCGCAACGTCCTCGACTACACCGAGGGCCGCCGATCCGAGAACGTGCTCGTCCCGGCGACCTGA
- a CDS encoding class II 3-deoxy-7-phosphoheptulonate synthase: MTVNAKTSESAGNTWRDLPAAQQPEYPDPEALRAAIADLESYPPLVFAGECDQLRARMAAVAKGEAFLLQGGDCAEAFDAVSADHIRNKLKTLLQMGAVLTYAAAVPVVKVGRIAGQYSKPRSKPTETRDGVTLPVYRGDSVNGFDFTEKSRIPDPERLKRMYHASASTLNLVRAFTTGGYADLRQVHAWNQDFVRTSPSGQRYEQLAREIDSALNFMRACGTDPEEFKTVELYSSHEALLLDYESALTRVDSRTGKLYDVSGHMVWIGERTRQLDGAHIEFASRISNPIGIKLGPTTTAEEALRYIDRLDPDRQPGRLTFIVRMGADKIRDKLPELVEKVTASGATVAWVTDPMHGNTFEAASGHKTRRFDDVLDEVKGFFEIHKALGTHPGGIHVELTGDDVTECVGGGDEIFVDDLHQRYETACDPRLNRSQSLDLAFLVAEMYRDQ, from the coding sequence GTGACCGTGAACGCTAAGACCAGCGAGAGCGCTGGCAACACCTGGCGAGACCTGCCCGCGGCGCAGCAGCCCGAGTACCCCGACCCCGAGGCTCTGCGCGCAGCGATCGCGGACCTCGAGTCGTATCCGCCGCTCGTCTTCGCGGGCGAGTGCGACCAGCTGCGCGCCCGGATGGCGGCCGTCGCCAAGGGAGAGGCGTTCCTTCTCCAGGGCGGCGACTGTGCCGAGGCCTTCGACGCGGTGTCCGCCGACCACATCCGCAACAAGCTCAAGACGCTGCTCCAGATGGGTGCCGTCCTCACCTACGCGGCCGCCGTGCCCGTGGTGAAGGTCGGCCGGATCGCGGGGCAGTACTCCAAGCCGCGCTCCAAGCCGACCGAGACCCGCGACGGCGTGACGCTCCCGGTGTACCGGGGCGACTCCGTCAACGGCTTCGACTTCACCGAGAAGTCCCGTATCCCGGACCCCGAGCGGCTCAAGCGCATGTACCACGCCTCGGCGTCCACGCTGAACCTGGTGCGTGCCTTCACCACCGGCGGTTACGCGGACCTGCGTCAGGTGCACGCCTGGAACCAGGACTTCGTCCGCACCTCGCCGTCGGGCCAGCGCTACGAGCAGCTCGCGCGGGAGATCGACAGCGCGCTGAACTTCATGCGGGCCTGCGGCACGGACCCGGAGGAGTTCAAGACCGTCGAGCTGTACTCCTCGCACGAGGCGCTGCTGCTGGACTACGAGTCCGCCCTGACCCGGGTCGACTCCCGCACCGGCAAGCTGTACGACGTCTCCGGGCACATGGTGTGGATCGGTGAGCGCACCCGGCAGCTGGACGGGGCGCACATCGAGTTCGCCTCGAGGATCAGCAACCCGATCGGCATCAAGCTCGGCCCGACGACGACGGCCGAGGAGGCGCTCAGGTACATCGACCGCCTCGACCCCGACCGGCAGCCGGGCCGGCTGACCTTCATCGTCCGCATGGGCGCCGACAAGATCCGCGACAAGCTCCCCGAGCTGGTCGAGAAGGTCACGGCGTCCGGTGCGACGGTGGCCTGGGTGACCGACCCGATGCACGGCAACACCTTCGAGGCGGCCTCCGGGCACAAGACCCGCCGCTTCGACGACGTGCTGGACGAGGTCAAGGGCTTCTTCGAGATCCACAAGGCCCTCGGCACCCACCCGGGCGGCATCCATGTGGAGCTGACCGGCGACGACGTCACCGAGTGCGTGGGCGGCGGCGACGAGATCTTCGTCGACGACCTCCACCAGCGCTACGAGACGGCCTGCGACCCGCGGCTGAACCGCAGCCAGTCGCTGGACCTGGCCTTCCTGGTCGCGGAGATGTACCGGGACCAGTAG
- a CDS encoding anthranilate synthase family protein, with amino-acid sequence MNLQDLLHDPRPFALLRRRTPGRDENVVELLLGPVSSRDRLADLPDEGLALVPFRQIRERGFDVRDDAAPLLVLTPEESYAFPLEEALDRLPAHEVRVEGGGFDVDDEEYAGVVGRVLAEEIGRGEGANFVIRRTYEGEIPGFGRADALALFRRLLAGERGAYWTFVVHTGDRTLVGASPEVHVRMSGGTVVMNPISGTYRYPAEGPTPEHLLSFLADGKEIEELSMVVDEELKMMCTVGDMGGVVVGPRLKEMAHLAHTEYELRGKSSLDAREVLRETMFAATVTGSPVQNACRVIERYESGGRGYYAGALALLGRDSGGAQTLDAPILIRTADIGATGRLRVGVGATLVRGSDPVSEVAETHAKAAGVLAALGVRPARPRGEQERPRLADDPRVRAALDARRASLAPFWLRMQERLPALEGHALVVDGEDTFTAMLGHVLRSGGLEVTVRRYDEPGLRAAVLGHEGPVVLGPGPGDPCDLADPKMRVLRELTATVIREHRHGVLGVCLGHELIAAELGLDIVRKEVPCQGAQTSVDLFGRKETVGFYNSFVARCDEDAARELAAHGVEVSRSVSHEVHALRGPGFAGVQFHPESVLTLDGAAIVRELIGQVAGTSTFSDRRPSV; translated from the coding sequence GTGAATCTCCAGGACCTGTTGCACGACCCCCGTCCCTTCGCCCTGCTGCGGCGCCGCACGCCCGGCCGGGACGAGAACGTGGTGGAACTGCTGCTCGGCCCGGTGAGCAGCCGCGACCGGCTGGCCGACCTGCCGGACGAGGGCCTCGCCCTCGTCCCGTTCCGGCAGATCCGCGAGCGCGGCTTCGACGTCCGCGACGACGCCGCCCCCCTGCTGGTGCTGACTCCCGAGGAGTCGTACGCGTTCCCGCTCGAGGAGGCGCTGGACCGGCTCCCGGCGCACGAGGTGCGGGTCGAGGGCGGCGGTTTCGACGTCGACGACGAGGAGTACGCCGGGGTCGTCGGGCGGGTGCTGGCCGAGGAGATCGGCCGGGGCGAGGGCGCGAACTTCGTGATCCGGCGCACCTACGAGGGCGAGATCCCGGGCTTCGGGCGCGCCGACGCGCTCGCGCTGTTCCGGCGGCTGCTGGCGGGCGAGCGGGGTGCGTACTGGACGTTCGTGGTGCACACCGGGGACCGCACGCTGGTGGGCGCCAGCCCGGAGGTGCACGTCCGGATGTCCGGCGGCACGGTCGTGATGAACCCGATCAGCGGGACGTACCGGTATCCCGCCGAGGGCCCGACCCCGGAGCATCTGCTCTCCTTCCTCGCCGACGGCAAGGAGATCGAGGAGCTGTCGATGGTCGTCGACGAGGAACTCAAGATGATGTGCACCGTCGGCGACATGGGCGGGGTCGTCGTCGGACCGCGGCTGAAGGAGATGGCCCACCTCGCGCACACCGAGTACGAGCTGCGCGGGAAGTCCTCCCTGGACGCGCGGGAGGTGCTCAGGGAGACGATGTTCGCGGCGACCGTCACCGGCTCGCCGGTGCAGAACGCGTGCCGGGTCATCGAGCGGTACGAGTCCGGCGGGCGGGGGTATTACGCCGGGGCGCTGGCGCTGCTCGGCCGGGATTCCGGGGGCGCACAGACCCTGGACGCCCCCATCCTGATCCGCACCGCCGACATCGGCGCGACGGGCCGGCTGCGCGTCGGGGTCGGGGCGACGCTGGTGCGCGGCTCGGACCCGGTGAGCGAGGTCGCCGAGACCCACGCGAAGGCGGCGGGCGTGCTGGCGGCCCTCGGGGTACGGCCCGCTCGGCCGCGCGGGGAGCAGGAGCGGCCCCGGCTCGCCGACGATCCGCGGGTGCGGGCCGCGCTGGACGCGCGGCGCGCCTCACTCGCCCCCTTCTGGCTCCGCATGCAGGAGCGGCTCCCGGCACTCGAGGGCCACGCCCTCGTCGTGGACGGCGAGGACACCTTCACGGCCATGCTGGGGCATGTGCTGCGCTCGGGCGGCCTGGAGGTGACGGTACGGCGGTACGACGAGCCGGGGCTGCGGGCGGCCGTGCTCGGGCACGAGGGTCCGGTGGTGCTCGGCCCCGGCCCGGGCGACCCGTGCGACCTGGCCGACCCCAAGATGCGCGTCCTGCGGGAGCTGACCGCCACGGTGATCCGGGAGCACCGGCACGGCGTGCTGGGGGTCTGCCTCGGCCATGAGCTGATCGCGGCCGAGCTGGGGCTGGACATCGTCCGCAAGGAGGTGCCGTGCCAGGGGGCGCAGACGAGCGTGGACCTGTTCGGGCGCAAGGAGACCGTCGGCTTCTACAACAGCTTCGTGGCGCGGTGCGACGAGGACGCGGCGCGGGAGCTGGCGGCACATGGCGTGGAGGTCAGCCGGAGCGTCTCGCACGAGGTGCACGCGCTGCGGGGTCCGGGCTTCGCGGGCGTGCAGTTCCACCCGGAGTCGGTGCTCACCCTGGACGGGGCCGCGATCGTGCGGGAGCTGATCGGTCAGGTCGCCGGGACGAGCACGTTCTCGGATCGGCGGCCCTCGGTGTAG